ctctctctcttatatATAGTATAATTCTCAGGTATAGgcaccctaattttttttttaaatagggATATATTGTTAAGCAATACGGCTTATTAGAGTTAGTACAATGTAACCATGtgatttaatagtattaaaaattaactctattaaATCGCTCAAGTTAACATGTCcgctaaaaaaaaatgagggcaCTCGCACTAGAAAAAGACTATATACATATACGGTAGTAATTGCATCACAGACCCGGAATCCACTAAGGGATGTTGGATTTCGTTGGTggctttctttttatttttttggtcgACCGCATGTGGACCTCACCTTGTGCAGCCACCAGCCTAGACACTATTCCAATCTGGGAGTCTCGAATTGGAATAGTTCccctctatatatatatatatatgcttctTCCATTCttgatcaaaatcaattttgtgtAACAGcaattaactaatttaaaCCTAATCATTAAACTCATATACGACCTAATCAAGACCAGCTTTAGAGTATTTGGAGCCCTAagtgaattttttatataaggCTTCTTTTTATTCTACAGTTTCAATACTTAAAAAAAGgcataaaatcaattccatatttaattcttgaatttcaacaataataaaaaaatcctaaaaaattttaaaaatcaaacaaacaaaaaaagttaAGAATACATGCATCATAGTAAtacaagttttaaaattaagcaaTGTATTGATACCCTATATATTggttgataaaaatataaaaatttaatgtaattaataaaatggaCACGTCAAAATTatgatatcaatttttttacgacacatcaatttgtaaaagaatttatatctctatcattaattttatcactcatgatcatcatttttttcctcaaaaatAACGTTTAACTTTGTAGTAAACCTACCTCTTCCACCACGCCCCTTTCGATTTAGCGTTGATCCTCCACTACCGTCGCCACCACCGCCAACTACTATCTTCGGACTGCTCGAACCCAAAACCCTAGTACTAAAATCCAACCAAAAATCATCTTTTTTCACCACACAACCGCAACACTTTCCCCGGCCACCTCTCATCTTATTCAAAGCCAAACTTGCTTTCACTGCCAAAGAAACCATCTTCTCACCTCTAAGAGGACTCTTCAACCAACTCACCGGCAAGGCAAAGTATAGTCGGCCCGGTTGAAGCATTTCATCGCCATTAATACCCGAAAGAAAGGTATCGAAATCCATATCATCCATGTTGCATACAAAACTCATCGGGTTTTTCTCTAGTACTTGTGAGACCCTAACTGGGtatgcaaattcttgaagcCTGCCATCGTGGAGTATCACCTTTGCCGTGGCTACATTAGTTGATTCACATGAGTTACAAATACCCATATATAAAttgttcttaatttaattattccaCAAGCTTGTGAAGAGTGAGGAGATACTCGAGGGAGGAAGaagacatatatatatatatatatacacacatacaaGTTTCTTTGTCTTAgggtttatttaattaataaaattaattagttattggTTTATATTCCTTCAATTGGTCATAttggaaaaaacaaaaatacattATTCCTTCCACAACGTgcttttaattaaacattttaaGCAAGTATTTATGTGCTGCCGTTTCTTTGGGGATGCTCGTGATTCGTCTTCATTTCCAGAATTGATTGTTTCCAATCTAATGGCTAGTTACGTTCCACACAAGAAACATACATATAAGACCAcgaatatttaattaatatttatcgTTTTGATAATGCAGAAGGTGATTATTAAACGCTTAAGGCTAAAATTTTTGGTCTGTATATGTACTGgagaaactaattaattattagtacaAATCGAATATCGTATATTTGTTGTTCAAAGGAACCAATTTAAAATGAAGGTAACGTATAACTTTGGTGAAAAACCATTCAAAATGACACGGGAAATTCcacaatttctttaattaattataaaactacTCGTCGAATTTCTCCATTGGGTGGGATAATGCTTCTCAACCACTTTCAGAAGATAGGCCTTTGAAAGAGtagtaattttcttaattgaaCAGTGTAtatcaaatttctttctttttttcttttttttttttgtcttaaccaTGATTACAATCAAGAGGTTTTGAGTCTCTGTGTGTGCAGTATATccagttttaaaataatatattttaagaaagcgttttttttaaaaaaaaaattggatttcAGTTAATGATACAAAGCATTGACCTAGACttacaagaatttatgatGAATCTAccactcaaaaaaaaaaaaaaatatatatatatatatataattttttctgcACTCAGCGAAAAATTCCATGACTGCGGCAATCAATAGTTTCAAAGTCGTGACTCACAAGAGGATGAtactttaatgaaaaaattaatttttattcgtCAAGTGGTAACAATCAGTGAAAGGAACTgggaattttaattttattaataatggTTACAAGTCACAATTCACGCGGTGCTAAAAGGTTAATTATTTCTCCATCACTTTTTGACAAAGCTGTTgcactttaattttgttttattttatttgaggtATCCttctgatttattttttttgaataagaTCATCGGATAACTTGAGTTGATTGCTTGTGGACTaagtactaaattaattaattatgttcgGATACATATATCGTTGCGTCAAAGTCATTTCgttgttcattttttagtagttattgtctaaaataaatattacataaatttaaaaaaataatgcataatatgataatatgattgataacttaaattattgtattgtTTACGAAATTTAACAGTTGAAAACGGAGCAAAGCTTGTCCAGCATATTTGGTGTTTCCTGAattcagaaaacaaaaaatgaaatttgcaaaaaaaaaaaactgaatgCTCCGTAGTTATCACATTTGCAACATTGGAATAAAGAATAGTAGTTAATGCCCACCATCTACGTAGTAATTTTCTCTTAATAGTTACAATctatagatatttaaaaaatttgtaaaatgttTTTTAGACAAAACATTATGAAAagaattgttttattgttttaactgCAAGATTAAAAAGGACCTAAGATTTTGAACCGGGAGAAGGGTTGGATCATAgatttaagtaaaaataaataagggaAAATGACAGCTACACCTctataatttgaataaatagTCATAGAGaccttcaaattttcaataaaggaCAGCAAAACCCCTTCCATTACATTTTATGGTTAATTTGGATGGGGAAAAAGATATTTAAGTACTTTTACTTTGTATTAACTCGCAATTTTAAAAAGGTTGACCGGACCTAACACTAAAGCATCCAATCAATGTTATAtctcataatttaattagacaaAAATCTATACATGCCTATTGTTAAGGGCCGCTGAAATTTGCCACAAACAGAGGCTAAATTGGTGTGCATGAGTTCGCTTAGAAAAGTCCGCTCAAATGCAGGATGTGTTTAGTAAGAGGGTACGCTCAACAATAGGCCGCCTCATACAATTAATGAACCATGATGCGCTTAGTAAGCGGATAGTCCAAATTCACAAGCCAAAGTGAACAAGCCCTGCTCGATTCTAGAATTCATCTCTACAACTTGTATTATCTAAATAATTCTACACTTATGTATTCTACAACCTAGTAGATTTTTAGGTAACTTGTGCAACTTGCGGAACTCTCTAGAACTAAGTAAGTCCCCCTATAAATAGGAGAAGGCACCCACCATTTTGCTCAACACCAAACACCACACCACATGCCGAACAACTCAAGCATCCTTATAAAGTTCTCTTATATTCTCTTttcaagtaataaaattcCCTTTGGCCATATTGCTCCCATCTCTCTAGTTTTCTTGCAAGTATTCTTACTTGACTAGTTTGAGAAGTTCGATAGCCTTACTTAGCAAATTTGTGCTAAAAGTTGTCTAAGTATCGTACGGGTTGCTGCGCAACATACTCATCCACACTACGCCAATTAAAATGTATTCTACTATTCTTTATATCTTCTCCTATACACTTGGTTTTGGCAAGAGCCGCAGAGCTGAGATTAAAGATCAATAAATGTATCCACAAAGCAAGTTTATCTCCTGATaagcaagaaaaagaagagggtGTTGTCGCTAATggagaagaagaggaagaagattATTGTGAAGAATCAGAGAGGCTTTTGAGTATTCATCAGGCTCTTGAATCGCTGGAGGCACAGCTTAGTAACTTGCAGGTttgtgaaaaatgaaaaacaccCATGTCTTTAAATTAGTGTTTTATGTCAACAGTATTgtaaatcaattttcttgatttgttTGTGTCAAGAATTGGTTTTTAAGTTAGTGTTTTATGTCAATAGATAAAGAAATTTGTGACTATGTGTTTTCGTATTTTGGTATTTGATGTTATTGCTGAAAATTTGGGATGTGAATCTTTGTGATTTGTTAGGTGCATGATGTCTCTTGCTTATGCCTACGTAAAtcttgtaaataatattgagATATTTAGAATTTTGCAATTAACTGTAATTGGGTTGTTGCAAAATGTGTCCTTTGCTTCTGTTGGCTTCCTTGAGACATTCTCACTGGTTTTTTTGTTGCATGCAGTATCATTCGTATTTCTTTGCCCTGAAAATGTAATGATCtttcatttaatatattttaatttgtacaataaggtcttttactttttactttttttaggTTTTCTAGATATGACTTCTAAAATCTTGTATTTTGAATTGTGCAACATATGACTAACCTAGATTCAGAATTTAACATCTTATATACAACTTTCTGACTCTAATTTCTATCTTCCAATAGAGTATTTTTTTGAGATGCTTGACCATGCTTGATATCCTTGTGTTGTTGGCCTTCAATGTGGTATAAATGCTAAATTTGTCGATTTTAACATCCCTGTGCTGTGGCTGTGCACTGTACATATTTTGCAAAAAGTATCAACTTTGTACTTGGCAAACAAAATTACTTGTAATTGTTGCTTCTTACGTGGTGGATAACTGGATAACCTTTGGTTTTCTATATTTGTTATGCATCAatgtaaaatttcttttcttttttacttagACAGTCATAGCAACTTTAATTGATCAtggtgaaaattttttacatcaTACTAAGTTGGAATTTTATGTTGTCCTCCCCATAGTTGATGTTTGTTGAACTACATAATGCTTTGGGAAAACTAGTACTACACACCTGAAAGGAGGACAACTATCCAAGACTGACCTCGGGACAAACTGACTTGTGGCCCTATTGTTTGTATCTGCTGTCAGCCGCTGACCTAAGAAAAATGTGTGAATATTCATCGGAAAGAGTTCTTGTGATGATGTATGATTTCAGCAGATCTTTTAAGAAGCTAGGTTTTTAGATTTCCACTTGCTCAGTCAGTGAGCTTCTACAGCCAATATTATCCATCATATTACTTGTTATGAGCTTGTTTTCGTAGTTTCTGTTGCCCAGCCCGtttgtgaaagattttgaataGTTTGACTAGCATTTCCCTGCTGATTCCTATTCCACTTAATTGGTGGGCTTTCAAATGCTAGGTCTACTTGTGCAAGATTTTCATTAACATTCACTTCTCTCTGTAGTTTTAGAAGGTGCTATCAAGTGTTGAAGAGAGTGCATATTCAACATAATGATTGTTAATAGATGATATAATTTGGGTCACATTGTGTTGATAATAGAGTGGTTTGAAAATCTTGTTTCCATTTTGTTGCTCAGAATCTACAGCTGCAGCAACGTTATGACAGGGAAGTTGCACTTGCTGAGATTGAGTTCAGCCGCAAGATGTTACTTGAGAAGCTCAAGGAGTACGGAGGGGAGGACTTGGAGGTCATACATGAAGCATCTGCTTTCGCTGGGGAAACAGTTCAGCATGACAATGATCTCCTCCTTCCTCCATATCCTAATCGCCTCCCTCAGTCTCTGACCTTAGAAAATGGCTATCTTTCGCAATTTCGTTACCCACGCAAGTCAGTACAAAATGGTGTGATCACTGGTGAACTAACGAAAGAAGGGAATAAGAATATATATGAATCTGAGAGAAACCAAGTGCAAACTAGATCAATGACATCAAGGAAAGGGTTTGGACACTTTATTAGTTCATTGGCCAAGACGTTGCTTCCACTTGTTGGTGTGGTTTACGTATTAAACATGTCAGGAGTTGCACAAAATCTTGGGAAGAAAAGTGCCCCATTGAAGTTCTTGGGCATTTTTAGGCAACCAGTTATTGATGAGAAGAGATCAGTTTTTAATGTTCAATGTCCACCTGGGAAAGTTCTGGTTGTTGAGGGTGGCGAAGCACGATGCATTGTGAAGGAGAGGGTTGAAATCCCATTTGACTCAGTTGCCGTGAAGCCGGATATCAATTATGGGAGTGGTTAATTTGTAATTCCATCCTCCAAATGTGTATATCTCATTTCTTTCTGACATTGTCTAGTGTAGTTTTTCTCTCTCCAACGGCCTATGATTTTCTTGAGCTTTATGAGAAGTATCTGTCATGTTGATTCCTTAATACTCGTTAGAGCTTCACTGATTTGGATAAGACTTGACATCTTAAGGATCAATGAATTGTTGAGTCCGAAGCTACATGTCAATAGTTTGcacaagaaaatgatgttaatCAGTGTCTGTTGGTGTTCATTCTTGGTGTTACCGAGGGTTAATTTTGGATTATCTCTCCTCTCCTGATTATCTTCaaatcatctttatttttaaaaaaatctaaatttatcctttatttttgttaagaaaaaaaaatttattaacttacccttatttttctttagcttttgatcaaatatgagaataattcgagaattttgtaaaaataaagaggataatttaaagatttttaattcacaaattagagtaataaaaaattcagttGAAGTACATTAATACATGGATTGCTATGTTACATTGAATGTATCATacataatcaataaaaatcacaCAATTATATGGGTTCCACAATTTATGTGGTTCTTGTAGATTATGTATGGTACATTGAATGTAACATAGGAGTTTGCTCATCATAGTTTTGGATGATCGTCGGTGCAATGGACTTGTCCAATACGGCAGTATTTGTTTTCTGCCCGCAAGCccattgttttcaattttcagataataaataatatatatatgcatgcacAGTTATACACACTCATTTATAATATAAGCAATGGTTGGCTCTGTCAAAGCTTGAaaggttaattaatttaatgtccCTTCGTTTTCATATGTAGCCATGTGGCTAAAGTTGCTTCACCAAGTGAAGTCGACTGGTGAAGCGACATCTCGTAGTGCTTTAAAACTATTCCAATATAAAAGAACCCTGTGATCATTATTATATAGTCTCCCTCAATTTTCTGCTCTGCATCTTGTGGCCATTCATAGTGTTGCTTCAAAAGCTACAACCATGCTACTCTCAAATGGCAAGTTTCATTGTTTCTATTTCTTCTAAATTATGTTTGATCTTTTGCTAATTACGAACTTTCTTACTTCAGATTCTGTCATCTACAAGTGTGATACAAGGGATTTGAGTAAGATTTTTGCAACCTCAACGTCAAGAGTTAGGCATCAACAATACGTGAATCTCTCATGGAAGATGAGGGATGGATCATTGAAGGGTCTTTTTTGCACAGCTCCAAAATCAATCAGAAgtatgtttttctttcttctgtGTTTATTCTTTTGATCTTTTTTCAGCCATTATTTTCCCCTTAATTATCATTATGAATTCACAAAGGTGTGAGGAGGAACAGCGGAAGCTTCAACGTGACTGCTTTTACAGAAGAGCAAGAGGCTCTAGTGGTCAAATCTTGGAATgccatgaaaaaaaattctgggGAACTTGCTCTTAAGTTCTTCTTGAGGTCATCACAACACCTTCCTTCCTACTATATTTTAGTAATCATAAGTGATGTTCTTAAGAAATGGATCAACCTTCTAATAGGGGACTAAAAACATTTTTCAGGATCTTTGAGATTGCACCATCAGCAAAGAAGCTGTTCACTTTTCTCAAAGATTCAGATATTCCTGTGGAGCAGAATCCGAAACTAAAGCCCCATGCCACGACTGTCTTTGTTATGGTCAGTTTTGATCTTTTCTTGATTGTCCTCCTCAAATAGTTAGAAAATTGAATGCTAAAACAAAACGTGATGGGGTCTCTCTGTAGAAAAGATTACTGAATATTGATagattcttttataatttgcaGACGTGTGAATCGGCAGTGCAACTTAGAAAGGCTGGCAAAGTTACAGTGAGAGAGTCCAATCTAAAAGACTTGGGAGCTACCCATTTCAAATACGGAGTTGCTGATGAACATTTTGAGGTAATTCGATCATTAAGCCTCGTATGGTTCTTCTTTCGCATGTTTACTTCATTACTTGATAGGCTGTGATTTTAGAAGAGAGTATGTATGCCGATTTAAGAGTGCGTGACATATTTTGTATGCGTTAATAGGTGACAAAGTATGCATTGTTGGAGACCATAAAGGAAGCAGTACCTGAAATGTGGTCACCAGAGTTGAAGAATGCTTGGGCGGAGGCTTATGATCAACTGGCTGCCGCCATCAAAACTGAAATGAAGCCTCCTTCATAATTTGCTGATTGAATGTAAAAGTGATGCTGTTtcatggaaaaaaataatattgtaaaaatgtcATGTAATCATCAATTATCGAATATTGTGTTGATCTAATCTAAGATCCAGTTCTCTCCAAACAGAGCAATCTAATGATCATTTGTGAGTTTTCTTATCAGTAATTATCTCTCTTCTTTTGCTGCAGTACTAATCTTTGTTTTTCCACATTATTCTTTGGGattgggaaaaataaaattcattaactTTTACGTATAATCTTGTTAATTCAACTCTGTAAAATGCATGTCGAAGGCCCATTCAAAGATATTGCAAAGCTCTTTCATTAGTTTGCTATCACAAGTAATTTGGAACTATCCTCAAAATATTGGTCACATAAATTAAATGggaaaaattattgttgagTTAATTTCTTGCAAAGATCCACTTTGAACGCGCAAGCAAACAGTTCTGCAGGCCAACGTCCAACAGATAatgtacaaataaaaaattacccaAATTTTATAGAACTTTGAAACTTGGATAGAAATTTCCAATCAGAAGTAATCActtcttatttcttataaaatcAACATCGGCAACGATGACTAATGGTGGCACAATTATATTGATAGAAAGTTCTAGAtgaatgaaacataaaataatggTCAGAGGTCAAATTATGTTGTTGGTCAAAGGTCAAGTTACGTGCAATGAAAATCTGATGCAATAATGGTCAAGCAATCATGCTTATCAATGCATACATCATGCCAACCTCAAGTTGCCAAAACCATGTGCGCTTTGTCAAAGAATAGATCTTATAGCCCCCtgtttttgaatattattccATCAAAAATGGCTGTTCAATGCCATGAAGAGTTCATTTTTAATGTATAAATTGTATGCAGTATCGCCACAGATCAACATTCAACAACATTTTGTGTATCACATTCAATCCTCAGGTGTccaaaagaaatcaatggcCAACATTAACGAAGGTAGAGCCTTTACTGAAGAGCAAGAAGCTTTAGTTGTCAAGTCATGGAATGTAATGAAGAAGAATGCTGGAGAATTGGGTCTTAAATTCTTCTTGAGGTAAgctaatctttttcttttttttatccaaaatcttTCTTGTTATAATCATTGTACTAACAACTGAAAGTTTCTGGGTTTTTCTTGTATATATGTAGGATCTTTGAGATTGCACCATCAGCCCAAAAGCTGTTCTCATTCTTGAGAGACTCAAATGTGCCTCTAGAGCAGAACCAGAAGCTCAAGCCCCACGCCATGTCTGTTTTTGTTATGGTAATGAATTAAGCCTATATGCTACTAATCCTTACTGCCCGTTTACCATCACCtaatccaaattaattttgtagcaTTTAATGCTAATATTGTTGTTTTCATAACATCCAATCCAATGGCGAAGCCAGGATTTCTATCTGAAGAGGATCATTACGgggaaattataattaagagCCTTATCTAAATAATTGAGCTAAATTTCAATTAGGACTCTTATAttatctcttctttttcttaacaTGGGGACTACTGTTACATAGACCCTAACATAATTCCGCTCTTGATAACATAATCTAGCTATAAGCTCATCAACATTCAACACTTACCTTTTTCAATGCTTTGcctcaattttttcttctttttttgttgtgtTGGTTGTGTTACAGACGTGTGAATCAGCAGTGCAACTGAGGAAAGCAGGCAAAGTGACAGTAAGAGAATcaactctaaaaaaattaggagCTGTCCACTTCAAATATGGTGTTGTTAATGAGCATTTTGAGGTCACAAAATTTTCACTACTGGAAACCATAAAAGAGGCAGTACCAGAGATGTGGTCGCCAGAAATGAAGAGTGCCTGGTCAGAAGCTTACGATCAATTGGTTGCAGCCATTAAGTCGGAGATGAAGCCCTCCTCTTAGAGTTTCCTGAACAAATTTCTCTTCCCCTGTAATAttaaagaatttcaaaaagaGCATTGTTTATTTGTTAGTCTTTACATTGGTACCCACGTGTGTTTCTTGTGCCTTTTTGTATAATCACTTGTGTTCAACTCTTGAATCTTAATAACAAAAGTTTGTTCCTAATGTTTGCATTGATGTATGAATTCATCGAACGGTTAATAGTATAAGGAAAAAGCTATTTACCCCAAATTTGCTCCCCCAATCTGCGCCCCGAAAAATGAAACGCACCGTTTGGTATTGCTTTGCTTTTGAATCACGTGTTTTCAGTTGCTTTATGTAAAGGAAAAACCTGGGGAAGGATAGTCAACGTGCCGTGGTCCacttatttcatttcatttgttgTGTTTAAGCTGTGGTCCACTTAtttgctttgctttgctttttcctttgctatttctttctttgttatttCCTTTGATTTCGGGAAGGTCTGAAAGAGAAAGAGGAGTTCATTGCTTTACAAAGTGAAAAACCCTAAGTTTAGGATTTGATTTGGAAACTGAAAAATCATAACTGATTTGTGAAAGTGTTGAATCTCTACATTACAAAACTCGTATGCATTTATTGTTcctacattaatttattgagttgtttcattttaatttatgaatgttgagttatttcattttaatttatgaatctTGAGacgttttattttaatttgtgagTTCAACCATGagtatttgtatttaaatttacttaacCGTGAgcatttgtataattaatttgttgaatcgttaattaataatatctatttatatttttatttgtttgtaaacttaataaattagggataactaattaataataattaatttgttgaatcattaattaataatatctatttatatttttatttgtttgtaaaCTTAATGAATTAGGGGTAAGTAAGTAATCACAGAAAACAGAAGCACACGCAACACATTACCAACGGTGTTAAGAACCAAGGAAAGAATTTGCCTAAAGAAAATCGAAGCCGTAGTCTGAAGAAAATCGGAGCTGTGGTCCCGTTCGTGTTTAGCTTTTCGGGGCTAAGTGGAAAAGGGAAGGTCTGAAGAAAATCGGAGCCGTTGTGCTGTCCGTGGTGCTGTTTGTGTTTTGCTGTTCGTGTTTACCTTGCTTTTCGGGGCTAACTGGAAAAGTGAAAGTGAAAGCAAACGAAGGAAGTGGAAAGTGAAAgcaaaagtgaaagaaaaagtgaaagCTAAGTGGAAAGCAAATGAAGCAACACGTGTGGAGAGGGAAAccaaacggtgcgttttgttTTTCGGAGTGCAGATTCGGGGAGTAAATTCGGGGTAAAGAGCAGAGGAAAAccaaacggtgcgttttgttTTTCGGAGTGCAGATTCGGGGAGTAAATTCGGGGTAAAGAGCAGCACTCATAGACTAATAAGGATGAAAATTGGAAGGGATCAGACGGCTGAATTTGAAAATGGCGTTATAGCGAATTTGTGCGAAACAGTGGGGTAGTAATGTAAAAGAAAGAGTGAGTTACCGTTGGAAGTTGGAAACCCCATTTGCTTTATGGTGAACACTGAACAGAACTGCGAACGCTGTTGTTAAAACTGAATAGAGTGATTTTGCATATCAAAAACGCAAGAAAAATTTACTGGAAACACCGAGAAAATCAAGAATCTTAAAATCAAGATCTTTCTATCAATATCCTTCTTTCATGTGAGTGTTTTTCCTCTTCAaccttactttttaaaaatttcttttcagaTATTTTTGCTTTCAATTTCTGAGGAAAATTTGggataatttagaaattaactGTAAATTTCGGAGATTTTTTTGATCTAGGGTTCAAGAAAGTCCTTTTATATTAACAGTTTCCTCTTATTTCGAGTCCCCTTTCGTTTTTTCTTTCTGGGTTTTCTCAGAAAATCAACTAGGTTTTGCAAATAACTAAAGAAATTTGTCGGtcgttttgaaattttcattccAGATACTGCTGattggaaaaaatatatatctatatttctttttagtgTCTTGATGATGCAGCCATGTAATgttgtttgaaatgaaattctgtaaaataagaaattgtgTTCTTGTATTTGGAAGATTGGAGAAACAATTTGCATTGATAGAGTACCCTTATTAAGTCATTCATTCATAGTTTAGGGTATAAAAGCCTTATGCTAAAATGGTAAGATATATCTCATACTTCAGGTGTATAATATATGAAGTACATAATACATTGTCTTTCCATCTTGGATTTTGTATATGGTTGCCTTTGTTACTTTCTCAAATAGAGTGAAAAACTGAGAATTGATTGCATGGGTGGTTAAGATTGCAGTGAGTTCCCTGACTACTTAGCATTTTGTGAAGTCACCCTGTCTGATTTGCTTTGCTGGGTGCAATTTCCTTTTGTGTgaagaatttgaatgagctatATTAGTTCTTAAATTCTGCTATTATACTGGGTAATAGTTTCTATCCTTGCTGAGTATTAATCTGAGTTTCCGAAGACACATAGTCGATGGCTTCACAACATGGTGGTCCGATCATCCATGATCAGAATTTGAATATTCGCTCCAATGGTACTCCACTGATGCTTGCTGTTTAgtgtttgattgatttttctttgattttcaaGGTTTTTGTGGTCTTACTTTGATAATCACTATGGGAGCGGCTGCTGGGGGCAAGAGCACTGTCTCTAAAGCTTCTAAGAAAGGAGGGCTTGGTGGAAGGAAGCCTCTCGCCGATTTATCAAATTCTGTGAATCTTACTCTGAATCAGTCACTGAAAAAGCAGAACTCCAACAATTTTGCTGACAGACTGATTGGTGCTTCTAAATCTAAAATCAGAATTGATGgaagtgaaaagaaaagtttctcCAAAGCACTTGAGAAGCTGCAGACCAGTGGCagaaaagcactttctgataTTTCGAATTGGGAGAAGCCACATCTGCATGAGGCACCAAAGAAGAATCTAAATGCAAAACTAATATTGCGACTGAGGAAGATGTCAGTGATATTGCAGGGGAAG
This window of the Citrus sinensis cultivar Valencia sweet orange chromosome 8, DVS_A1.0, whole genome shotgun sequence genome carries:
- the LOC112498383 gene encoding uncharacterized protein LOC112498383, yielding MGICNSCESTNVATAKVILHDGRLQEFAYPVRVSQVLEKNPMSFVCNMDDMDFDTFLSGINGDEMLQPGRLYFALPVSWLKSPLRGEKMVSLAVKASLALNKMRGGRGKCCGCVVKKDDFWLDFSTRVLGSSSPKIVVGGGGDGSGGSTLNRKGRGGRGRFTTKLNVIFEEKNDDHE
- the LOC127899102 gene encoding plastid division protein PDV2-like, which encodes MQDVFSKRLSKYRTGCCATYSSTLRQLKCILLFFISSPIHLVLARAAELRLKINKCIHKASLSPDKQEKEEGVVANGEEEEEDYCEESERLLSIHQALESLEAQLSNLQNLQLQQRYDREVALAEIEFSRKMLLEKLKEYGGEDLEVIHEASAFAGETVQHDNDLLLPPYPNRLPQSLTLENGYLSQFRYPRKSVQNGVITGELTKEGNKNIYESERNQVQTRSMTSRKGFGHFISSLAKTLLPLVGVVYVLNMSGVAQNLGKKSAPLKFLGIFRQPVIDEKRSVFNVQCPPGKVLVVEGGEARCIVKERVEIPFDSVAVKPDINYGSG
- the LOC127898670 gene encoding non-symbiotic hemoglobin 1-like isoform X2; amino-acid sequence: MLLSNDSVIYKCDTRDLSKIFATSTSRVRHQQYVNLSWKMRDGSLKGLFCTAPKSIRSVRRNSGSFNVTAFTEEQEALVVKSWNAMKKNSGELALKFFLRIFEIAPSAKKLFTFLKDSDIPVEQNPKLKPHATTVFVMTCESAVQLRKAGKVTVRESNLKDLGATHFKYGVADEHFEVTKYALLETIKEAVPEMWSPELKNAWAEAYDQLAAAIKTEMKPPS
- the LOC127898670 gene encoding non-symbiotic hemoglobin 1-like isoform X3 — its product is MLLSNDSVIYKCDTRDLSKIFATSTSRVRHQQYVNLSWKMRDGSLKGLFCTAPKSIRSVRRNSGSFNVTAFTEEQEALVVKSWNAMKKNSGELALKFFLRIFEIAPSAKKLFTFLKDSDIPVEQNPKLKPHATTVFVMTCESAVQLRKAGKVTVRESNLKDLGATHFKYGVADEHFEVTKYALLETIKEAVPEMWSPELKNAWAEAYDQLAAAIKTEMKPPS
- the LOC127898670 gene encoding non-symbiotic hemoglobin 1-like isoform X4 codes for the protein MLLSNDSVIYKCDTRDLSKIFATSTSRVRHQQYVNLSWKMRDGSLKGLFCTAPKSIRSVRRNSGSFNVTAFTEEQEALVVKSWNAMKKNSGELALKFFLRIFEIAPSAKKLFTFLKDSDIPVEQNPKLKPHATTVFVMTCESAVQLRKAGKVTVRESNLKDLGATHFKYGVADEHFEVTKYALLETIKEAVPEMWSPELKNAWAEAYDQLAAAIKTEMKPPS
- the LOC127898634 gene encoding hemoglobin-2-like, whose translation is MKSSFLMYKLYAVSPQINIQQHFVYHIQSSGVQKKSMANINEGRAFTEEQEALVVKSWNVMKKNAGELGLKFFLRIFEIAPSAQKLFSFLRDSNVPLEQNQKLKPHAMSVFVMTCESAVQLRKAGKVTVRESTLKKLGAVHFKYGVVNEHFEVTKFSLLETIKEAVPEMWSPEMKSAWSEAYDQLVAAIKSEMKPSS